A single region of the Sorghum bicolor cultivar BTx623 chromosome 7, Sorghum_bicolor_NCBIv3, whole genome shotgun sequence genome encodes:
- the LOC110436926 gene encoding uncharacterized protein LOC110436926 has product MGLPLIMCDECGLQRVLELVAHTDENGNKGRVFFKCPRNMQGVSGKCGFFEWQRDYLALLVDTGKIVMNLGQVETVDVEADSRAAVVVREHKNPMEVKLDALVGAVKTLSLVMGTGVVVGAMYALK; this is encoded by the exons ATGGGGCTCCCCCTCATCATGTGCGACGAGTGTGGGCTACAGAGGGTGCTGGAGCTCGTGGCCCACACAGATGAGAATGGCAACAAGGGACGTGTCTTCTTCAAGTGCCCCAGAAACATGCAAGGG GTTTCAGGAAAATGTGGTTTCTTTGAGTGGCAGCGAGATTACCTAGCCCTGTTGGTGGACACGGGAAAGATTGTGATGAATCTAGGACAAGTTGAAACAGTAGATGTGGAAGCTGATTCAAGGGCGGCAGTAGTGGTTCGTGAGCACAAGAACCCAATGGAGGTGAAGCTGGATGCTTTGGTTGGTGCAGTGAAGACTTTGAGCTTGGTCATGGGTACTGGTGTAGTGGTTGGAGCTATGTATGCGCTGAAGTAG
- the LOC8067980 gene encoding uncharacterized protein LOC8067980 isoform X3 has product MGSGPANIDDNLHAEKDDDDNDDVAFYSMECHRTKWRNAENVKVLCQLYVDQMKAGQYVSKTKTMTCRGWDKIARGFYRATGLVHDRGQLEKKVKNLKRQFQNFRNICNSQTGLGGGPQEIVAHDEFWQLFGGEDVDGSTSRVAGEALVEQMYHEEEDAHIEDSPMSSNGCKSATGTSSSTLFSSPSKKSKSPMTYVKSCFDSWNAKNSTTMKSIDKNIEVNIKQANRILESNNKQADRIVEAIVEATRNKTATPMEREAEKVAKSVKCCQELAVQCGAAPKSVEYYGASMAFKDAALREFFLNIPTPKARLLWLKRYCIQNNLDCDINEAENPSNVADIMLADQRSNNEHLCMALLAGMCQYEPLYRRVIRRIPINTRLEWVQNRLQHEYACYNMFRMRPAVFLKLHDLLEEWYELKSTDVSALEALGMFLWMVGAPQSHRQVEDRFVRSLQTVSSTFDMVLAALNSLTVINPKDPKFSRVHPKMEGAWFYPAFNNCIGAIDGTHIPVTVPAADAAKYTGRCGRPTQNVMVCCDFDMRFTLLVARWPGWANDFKVFTETLQKYGNCFPHPPEGKFYAVDSGYLNRKGYLAPYRGVNYPCEDSEVPMQKVADMLFNLSKRRKIST; this is encoded by the exons ATGGGCAGCGGCCCTGCAAATATTGATGACAATTTGCATGCAGAAAAAGATGACGATGACAATGACGACGTTGCATTCTACTCG ATGGAGTGTCATCGCACAAAATGGCGCAATGCAGAAAATGTTAAGGTTCTTTGTCAGTTGTATGTTGACCAAATGAAAGCAGGGCAATATGTTAGCAAAACCAAAACTATGACATGCAGAGGCTGGGATAAAATTGCACGGGGGTTTTACCGTGCTACTGGCCTGGTGCACGATAGGGGTCAACTGGAAAAGAAGGTTAAAAACCTAAAAAGACAATTCCAAAATTTCCGCAACATATGCAATTCACAGACTGGTTTAGGCGGTGGTCCACAGGAAATTGTTGCCCATGATGAATTCTGGCAG TTGTTTGGAGGTGAGGATGTGGATGGATCCACATCCCGTGTCGCTGGAGAAGCTCTAGTGGAGCAAATGTACCATGAAGAGGAAGATGCCCATATTGAGGACAGCCCCATGAGTTCCAATGGCTGCAAGAGCGCAAcgggtactagtagtagtacccTATTTTCAAGTCCTAGTAAGAAGTCCAAGAGCCCAATGACATATGTTAAGTCATGCTTCGATAGTTGGAATGCTAAAAATTCaaccactatgaagtccattgACAAAAATATTGAGGTTAATATTAAGCAAGCTAATCGCATTCTTGAGTCTAACAATAAGCAGGCTGATCGCATTGTGGAAGCCATTGTTGAAGCTACTCGCAATAAAACAGCCACACCCATGGAGAGAGAGGCAGAAAAAGTGGCGAAATCTGTGAAGTGTTGTCAAGAGTTGGCTGTACAATGTGGGGCTGCACCTAAAAGCGTGGAGTATTATGGTGCTAGTATGGCATTTAAAGATGCTGCACTCCGGGAGTTCTTCCTTAACATCCCTACACCTAAAGCTCGTCTTCTTTGGTTGAAGAGATATTGCATACAGAATAATCTGGATTGTGATATCAATGAG GCTGAAAATCCATCAAATGTGGCTGACATCATGTTGGCTGACCAGAGGTCAAATAACGAACATCTTTGTATGGCACTATTGGCTGGTATGTGCCAATATGAGCCTTTGTATCGCAGAGTTATAAGGAGGATACCCATAAACACTAGACTAGAGTGGGTACAAAACAGACTTCAGCATGAGTACGCCTGCTATAACATGTTCCGAATGAGACCAGCTGTGTTTCTGAAGCTTCATGACTTGCTGGAGGAGTGGTATGAGTTGAAGTCAACAGATGTGTCAGCCCTAGAGGCTTTAGGGATGTTTCTATGGATGGTTGGTGCACCGCAGTCTCATAGACAGGTGGAAGACCGTTTTGTGAGATCACTGCAGACAGTCAGTTCCACATTTGACATGGTTTTGGCTGCATTGAACAGTCTGACAGTCATTAATCCAAAAGATCCTAAATTTTCAAGGGtgcacccaaaaatggaaggcgCTTGGTTTTATCCAGCCTTCAATAATTGCATTGGAGCTATCGATGGGACACATATACCAGTTACGGTGCCAGCTGCAGATGCCGCAAAATATACGGGGAGATGTGGACGTCCCACTCAAAATGTGATGGTTTGTTGTGACTTTGACATGAGGTTTACTTTACTTGTTGCTAGATGGCCTGGATGGGCAAATGATTTTAAAGTGTTCACAGAAACTTTACAAAAATATGGTAACTGCTTTCCACATCCACCTGAAG GGAAGTTTTATGCAGTTGACTCGGGGTACCTTAAccgtaagggttatcttgcaccATACAGGGGTGTAAATTACCCATGCGAGGACTCTGAAGTCCCAATGCAAAAAG TAGCCGATATGTTGTTTAATCTATCGAAGAGGAGGAAGATTTCCACTTAA
- the LOC8067980 gene encoding uncharacterized protein LOC8067980 isoform X1, which produces MGSGPANIDDNLHAEKDDDDNDDVAFYSMECHRTKWRNAENVKVLCQLYVDQMKAGQYVSKTKTMTCRGWDKIARGFYRATGLVHDRGQLEKKVKNLKRQFQNFRNICNSQTGLGGGPQEIVAHDEFWQLFGGEDVDGSTSRVAGEALVEQMYHEEEDAHIEDSPMSSNGCKSATGTSSSTLFSSPSKKSKSPMTYVKSCFDSWNAKNSTTMKSIDKNIEVNIKQANRILESNNKQADRIVEAIVEATRNKTATPMEREAEKVAKSVKCCQELAVQCGAAPKSVEYYGASMAFKDAALREFFLNIPTPKARLLWLKRYCIQNNLDCDINEAENPSNVADIMLADQRSNNEHLCMALLAGMCQYEPLYRRVIRRIPINTRLEWVQNRLQHEYACYNMFRMRPAVFLKLHDLLEEWYELKSTDVSALEALGMFLWMVGAPQSHRQVEDRFVRSLQTVSSTFDMVLAALNSLTVINPKDPKFSRVHPKMEGAWFYPAFNNCIGAIDGTHIPVTVPAADAAKYTGRCGRPTQNVMVCCDFDMRFTLLVARWPGWANDFKVFTETLQKYGNCFPHPPEGKFYAVDSGYLNRKGYLAPYRGVNYPCEDSEVPMQKGKKEIFNTAHASIRCCIERAFGAWKKWRILHWLPCYSVEKQIAIVLALCALHNFIRENDLEDKHFAKVEHHKNFAPKWPCTSEHYVGVEEEADFDMNALRDAVADMLFNLSKRRKIST; this is translated from the exons ATGGGCAGCGGCCCTGCAAATATTGATGACAATTTGCATGCAGAAAAAGATGACGATGACAATGACGACGTTGCATTCTACTCG ATGGAGTGTCATCGCACAAAATGGCGCAATGCAGAAAATGTTAAGGTTCTTTGTCAGTTGTATGTTGACCAAATGAAAGCAGGGCAATATGTTAGCAAAACCAAAACTATGACATGCAGAGGCTGGGATAAAATTGCACGGGGGTTTTACCGTGCTACTGGCCTGGTGCACGATAGGGGTCAACTGGAAAAGAAGGTTAAAAACCTAAAAAGACAATTCCAAAATTTCCGCAACATATGCAATTCACAGACTGGTTTAGGCGGTGGTCCACAGGAAATTGTTGCCCATGATGAATTCTGGCAG TTGTTTGGAGGTGAGGATGTGGATGGATCCACATCCCGTGTCGCTGGAGAAGCTCTAGTGGAGCAAATGTACCATGAAGAGGAAGATGCCCATATTGAGGACAGCCCCATGAGTTCCAATGGCTGCAAGAGCGCAAcgggtactagtagtagtacccTATTTTCAAGTCCTAGTAAGAAGTCCAAGAGCCCAATGACATATGTTAAGTCATGCTTCGATAGTTGGAATGCTAAAAATTCaaccactatgaagtccattgACAAAAATATTGAGGTTAATATTAAGCAAGCTAATCGCATTCTTGAGTCTAACAATAAGCAGGCTGATCGCATTGTGGAAGCCATTGTTGAAGCTACTCGCAATAAAACAGCCACACCCATGGAGAGAGAGGCAGAAAAAGTGGCGAAATCTGTGAAGTGTTGTCAAGAGTTGGCTGTACAATGTGGGGCTGCACCTAAAAGCGTGGAGTATTATGGTGCTAGTATGGCATTTAAAGATGCTGCACTCCGGGAGTTCTTCCTTAACATCCCTACACCTAAAGCTCGTCTTCTTTGGTTGAAGAGATATTGCATACAGAATAATCTGGATTGTGATATCAATGAG GCTGAAAATCCATCAAATGTGGCTGACATCATGTTGGCTGACCAGAGGTCAAATAACGAACATCTTTGTATGGCACTATTGGCTGGTATGTGCCAATATGAGCCTTTGTATCGCAGAGTTATAAGGAGGATACCCATAAACACTAGACTAGAGTGGGTACAAAACAGACTTCAGCATGAGTACGCCTGCTATAACATGTTCCGAATGAGACCAGCTGTGTTTCTGAAGCTTCATGACTTGCTGGAGGAGTGGTATGAGTTGAAGTCAACAGATGTGTCAGCCCTAGAGGCTTTAGGGATGTTTCTATGGATGGTTGGTGCACCGCAGTCTCATAGACAGGTGGAAGACCGTTTTGTGAGATCACTGCAGACAGTCAGTTCCACATTTGACATGGTTTTGGCTGCATTGAACAGTCTGACAGTCATTAATCCAAAAGATCCTAAATTTTCAAGGGtgcacccaaaaatggaaggcgCTTGGTTTTATCCAGCCTTCAATAATTGCATTGGAGCTATCGATGGGACACATATACCAGTTACGGTGCCAGCTGCAGATGCCGCAAAATATACGGGGAGATGTGGACGTCCCACTCAAAATGTGATGGTTTGTTGTGACTTTGACATGAGGTTTACTTTACTTGTTGCTAGATGGCCTGGATGGGCAAATGATTTTAAAGTGTTCACAGAAACTTTACAAAAATATGGTAACTGCTTTCCACATCCACCTGAAG GGAAGTTTTATGCAGTTGACTCGGGGTACCTTAAccgtaagggttatcttgcaccATACAGGGGTGTAAATTACCCATGCGAGGACTCTGAAGTCCCAATGCAAAAAGGTAAAAAAGAGATATTTAATACTGCACATGCTTCCATTAGATGTTGCATCGAGCGGGCCTTTGGAGCGTGGAAGAAGTGGAGGATTTTGCATTGGCTGCCATGTTATTCGGTTGAAAAGCAGATTGCAATAGTTTTAGCATTATGTGCACTTCATAATTTCATTCGAGAGAATGATCTTGAGGATAAACACTTTGCCAAGGTAGAACATCATAAAAACTTTGCTCCAAAGTGGCCATGTACATCTGAACATTATGTGGGTGTCGAAGAGGAGGCAGATTTTGACATGAATGCATTGCGTGATGCAGTAGCCGATATGTTGTTTAATCTATCGAAGAGGAGGAAGATTTCCACTTAA
- the LOC8067980 gene encoding uncharacterized protein LOC8067980 isoform X4 — MYHEEEDAHIEDSPMSSNGCKSATGTSSSTLFSSPSKKSKSPMTYVKSCFDSWNAKNSTTMKSIDKNIEVNIKQANRILESNNKQADRIVEAIVEATRNKTATPMEREAEKVAKSVKCCQELAVQCGAAPKSVEYYGASMAFKDAALREFFLNIPTPKARLLWLKRYCIQNNLDCDINEAENPSNVADIMLADQRSNNEHLCMALLAGMCQYEPLYRRVIRRIPINTRLEWVQNRLQHEYACYNMFRMRPAVFLKLHDLLEEWYELKSTDVSALEALGMFLWMVGAPQSHRQVEDRFVRSLQTVSSTFDMVLAALNSLTVINPKDPKFSRVHPKMEGAWFYPAFNNCIGAIDGTHIPVTVPAADAAKYTGRCGRPTQNVMVCCDFDMRFTLLVARWPGWANDFKVFTETLQKYGNCFPHPPEGKFYAVDSGYLNRKGYLAPYRGVNYPCEDSEVPMQKGKKEIFNTAHASIRCCIERAFGAWKKWRILHWLPCYSVEKQIAIVLALCALHNFIRENDLEDKHFAKVEHHKNFAPKWPCTSEHYVGVEEEADFDMNALRDAVADMLFNLSKRRKIST; from the exons ATGTACCATGAAGAGGAAGATGCCCATATTGAGGACAGCCCCATGAGTTCCAATGGCTGCAAGAGCGCAAcgggtactagtagtagtacccTATTTTCAAGTCCTAGTAAGAAGTCCAAGAGCCCAATGACATATGTTAAGTCATGCTTCGATAGTTGGAATGCTAAAAATTCaaccactatgaagtccattgACAAAAATATTGAGGTTAATATTAAGCAAGCTAATCGCATTCTTGAGTCTAACAATAAGCAGGCTGATCGCATTGTGGAAGCCATTGTTGAAGCTACTCGCAATAAAACAGCCACACCCATGGAGAGAGAGGCAGAAAAAGTGGCGAAATCTGTGAAGTGTTGTCAAGAGTTGGCTGTACAATGTGGGGCTGCACCTAAAAGCGTGGAGTATTATGGTGCTAGTATGGCATTTAAAGATGCTGCACTCCGGGAGTTCTTCCTTAACATCCCTACACCTAAAGCTCGTCTTCTTTGGTTGAAGAGATATTGCATACAGAATAATCTGGATTGTGATATCAATGAG GCTGAAAATCCATCAAATGTGGCTGACATCATGTTGGCTGACCAGAGGTCAAATAACGAACATCTTTGTATGGCACTATTGGCTGGTATGTGCCAATATGAGCCTTTGTATCGCAGAGTTATAAGGAGGATACCCATAAACACTAGACTAGAGTGGGTACAAAACAGACTTCAGCATGAGTACGCCTGCTATAACATGTTCCGAATGAGACCAGCTGTGTTTCTGAAGCTTCATGACTTGCTGGAGGAGTGGTATGAGTTGAAGTCAACAGATGTGTCAGCCCTAGAGGCTTTAGGGATGTTTCTATGGATGGTTGGTGCACCGCAGTCTCATAGACAGGTGGAAGACCGTTTTGTGAGATCACTGCAGACAGTCAGTTCCACATTTGACATGGTTTTGGCTGCATTGAACAGTCTGACAGTCATTAATCCAAAAGATCCTAAATTTTCAAGGGtgcacccaaaaatggaaggcgCTTGGTTTTATCCAGCCTTCAATAATTGCATTGGAGCTATCGATGGGACACATATACCAGTTACGGTGCCAGCTGCAGATGCCGCAAAATATACGGGGAGATGTGGACGTCCCACTCAAAATGTGATGGTTTGTTGTGACTTTGACATGAGGTTTACTTTACTTGTTGCTAGATGGCCTGGATGGGCAAATGATTTTAAAGTGTTCACAGAAACTTTACAAAAATATGGTAACTGCTTTCCACATCCACCTGAAG GGAAGTTTTATGCAGTTGACTCGGGGTACCTTAAccgtaagggttatcttgcaccATACAGGGGTGTAAATTACCCATGCGAGGACTCTGAAGTCCCAATGCAAAAAGGTAAAAAAGAGATATTTAATACTGCACATGCTTCCATTAGATGTTGCATCGAGCGGGCCTTTGGAGCGTGGAAGAAGTGGAGGATTTTGCATTGGCTGCCATGTTATTCGGTTGAAAAGCAGATTGCAATAGTTTTAGCATTATGTGCACTTCATAATTTCATTCGAGAGAATGATCTTGAGGATAAACACTTTGCCAAGGTAGAACATCATAAAAACTTTGCTCCAAAGTGGCCATGTACATCTGAACATTATGTGGGTGTCGAAGAGGAGGCAGATTTTGACATGAATGCATTGCGTGATGCAGTAGCCGATATGTTGTTTAATCTATCGAAGAGGAGGAAGATTTCCACTTAA
- the LOC8067980 gene encoding uncharacterized protein LOC8067980 isoform X2, producing MGSGPANIDDNLHAEKDDDDNDDVAFYSLFGGEDVDGSTSRVAGEALVEQMYHEEEDAHIEDSPMSSNGCKSATGTSSSTLFSSPSKKSKSPMTYVKSCFDSWNAKNSTTMKSIDKNIEVNIKQANRILESNNKQADRIVEAIVEATRNKTATPMEREAEKVAKSVKCCQELAVQCGAAPKSVEYYGASMAFKDAALREFFLNIPTPKARLLWLKRYCIQNNLDCDINEAENPSNVADIMLADQRSNNEHLCMALLAGMCQYEPLYRRVIRRIPINTRLEWVQNRLQHEYACYNMFRMRPAVFLKLHDLLEEWYELKSTDVSALEALGMFLWMVGAPQSHRQVEDRFVRSLQTVSSTFDMVLAALNSLTVINPKDPKFSRVHPKMEGAWFYPAFNNCIGAIDGTHIPVTVPAADAAKYTGRCGRPTQNVMVCCDFDMRFTLLVARWPGWANDFKVFTETLQKYGNCFPHPPEGKFYAVDSGYLNRKGYLAPYRGVNYPCEDSEVPMQKGKKEIFNTAHASIRCCIERAFGAWKKWRILHWLPCYSVEKQIAIVLALCALHNFIRENDLEDKHFAKVEHHKNFAPKWPCTSEHYVGVEEEADFDMNALRDAVADMLFNLSKRRKIST from the exons ATGGGCAGCGGCCCTGCAAATATTGATGACAATTTGCATGCAGAAAAAGATGACGATGACAATGACGACGTTGCATTCTACTCG TTGTTTGGAGGTGAGGATGTGGATGGATCCACATCCCGTGTCGCTGGAGAAGCTCTAGTGGAGCAAATGTACCATGAAGAGGAAGATGCCCATATTGAGGACAGCCCCATGAGTTCCAATGGCTGCAAGAGCGCAAcgggtactagtagtagtacccTATTTTCAAGTCCTAGTAAGAAGTCCAAGAGCCCAATGACATATGTTAAGTCATGCTTCGATAGTTGGAATGCTAAAAATTCaaccactatgaagtccattgACAAAAATATTGAGGTTAATATTAAGCAAGCTAATCGCATTCTTGAGTCTAACAATAAGCAGGCTGATCGCATTGTGGAAGCCATTGTTGAAGCTACTCGCAATAAAACAGCCACACCCATGGAGAGAGAGGCAGAAAAAGTGGCGAAATCTGTGAAGTGTTGTCAAGAGTTGGCTGTACAATGTGGGGCTGCACCTAAAAGCGTGGAGTATTATGGTGCTAGTATGGCATTTAAAGATGCTGCACTCCGGGAGTTCTTCCTTAACATCCCTACACCTAAAGCTCGTCTTCTTTGGTTGAAGAGATATTGCATACAGAATAATCTGGATTGTGATATCAATGAG GCTGAAAATCCATCAAATGTGGCTGACATCATGTTGGCTGACCAGAGGTCAAATAACGAACATCTTTGTATGGCACTATTGGCTGGTATGTGCCAATATGAGCCTTTGTATCGCAGAGTTATAAGGAGGATACCCATAAACACTAGACTAGAGTGGGTACAAAACAGACTTCAGCATGAGTACGCCTGCTATAACATGTTCCGAATGAGACCAGCTGTGTTTCTGAAGCTTCATGACTTGCTGGAGGAGTGGTATGAGTTGAAGTCAACAGATGTGTCAGCCCTAGAGGCTTTAGGGATGTTTCTATGGATGGTTGGTGCACCGCAGTCTCATAGACAGGTGGAAGACCGTTTTGTGAGATCACTGCAGACAGTCAGTTCCACATTTGACATGGTTTTGGCTGCATTGAACAGTCTGACAGTCATTAATCCAAAAGATCCTAAATTTTCAAGGGtgcacccaaaaatggaaggcgCTTGGTTTTATCCAGCCTTCAATAATTGCATTGGAGCTATCGATGGGACACATATACCAGTTACGGTGCCAGCTGCAGATGCCGCAAAATATACGGGGAGATGTGGACGTCCCACTCAAAATGTGATGGTTTGTTGTGACTTTGACATGAGGTTTACTTTACTTGTTGCTAGATGGCCTGGATGGGCAAATGATTTTAAAGTGTTCACAGAAACTTTACAAAAATATGGTAACTGCTTTCCACATCCACCTGAAG GGAAGTTTTATGCAGTTGACTCGGGGTACCTTAAccgtaagggttatcttgcaccATACAGGGGTGTAAATTACCCATGCGAGGACTCTGAAGTCCCAATGCAAAAAGGTAAAAAAGAGATATTTAATACTGCACATGCTTCCATTAGATGTTGCATCGAGCGGGCCTTTGGAGCGTGGAAGAAGTGGAGGATTTTGCATTGGCTGCCATGTTATTCGGTTGAAAAGCAGATTGCAATAGTTTTAGCATTATGTGCACTTCATAATTTCATTCGAGAGAATGATCTTGAGGATAAACACTTTGCCAAGGTAGAACATCATAAAAACTTTGCTCCAAAGTGGCCATGTACATCTGAACATTATGTGGGTGTCGAAGAGGAGGCAGATTTTGACATGAATGCATTGCGTGATGCAGTAGCCGATATGTTGTTTAATCTATCGAAGAGGAGGAAGATTTCCACTTAA